TTAGAAAAAAACCCTAATTTTCGTGGCGAGGCCTACCCCAGTGAAGGGGAGCCTGGCGATGAAGAGGCAGGCTTGTTGGTTGATGCTGGGCAGGTCATGCCTTTTATCGACAAGGTAGTGTTTAGCCTGGAAAAAGAAAACATACCCTATTGGAACAAGTTTTTGCAAGGCTATTACGATAGCTCGGGTATAGGTTCAGACAGTTTTGATCAGGCGGTGAATATTTCTGGCGGTGGTGATGCCACCTTAACCGAGGAGATGCAACAGCGCGGCATTGATTTGCTGACGACTGTTGCAACATCCACCTACTATGGTGGCTTTAACATGTTAGACCCTGTAGTCGGTGGTGACAGTGAGCGGGCACGTTTGTTACGTCGTGCTATTGCGATCACTGTTGATTACGAAGAATATATTGCTATTTTTTCAAACGGTCGTGGTATTCCAGGGCAAGGACCTATACCGCCAGGCATATTCGGTTATGAAGAGGGTGAGACAGGCATTAATCGTTATGTTTATGATGTCGTTAACGGGCGAGCGCAACGTAAATCAATTGAAGAAGCGCGTGCCTTATTAGCCAAGGCCGGCTATGCCAATGGCATTGATCAATCTTCGGGTAAACCCTTGCTGCTTCACTATGATACGCCTGCTGTGGGGCCGGCGGCCAAGGCAACGCTAGACTGGTGGCGAAAACAGTTTAAGAAGCTCAATATACAGTTGGTTATTCGCAGCACTGACTATAATCGGTTTCAGCAGAAGATGCGTGATGGCAAGGCGCAGATATTCGGCTGGGGCTGGAATGCGGATTATCCTGATCCGGAGAATTTTTTATTCCTTTTATACGGGCCGAATAAAAAAGCACAGCTCAATGGTGAGAATGCAGCAAACTATGCCAATGCAAAATTTGACAAGCTCTTTGAAACAATGAAAAACTTGCCTAATGGCCAAAAAAGAAGGACAGTCATTAAAGAAATGATTGATATCGCGAGAAAGGATGGCCCTTGGTTGTGGGGTTTTCATCCTAAAGTGTTTAGCTTGCAACATGAATGGTTAAAAAATACTAAGCCTGCCGATATTGCAAATAATACCTTGAAATATAAACGTGTCGATCCGTTAATGCGTGAGCAAAGACGTGCCGAATGGAATACAGCGATATTGTGGCCAGTGTATTTACTCTTATTATTACTTGCCATGGTGGTTGCGCCAGCCTTTGTTGCTTATAAAAAACGTCAACGTGCTGCTGCGCTATCTTCTAATTCGGCTTCAGTTACTTTGATCAAGCCTACACGGATAGATATTTAATGCTGGCCTACATAATACGGCGTTTGCTTTACGCAATACCGATATTAATTGGCGTCAATTTGATTACCTTTGCACTATTCTTTGTTGTTAATTCGCCTGATGATATTGCGCGTGTACACCTGGGCGATAAACACGTCACTGAAGCAGCGATCACCAAATGGAAGGTAGCCAGAGGCTACGACAAACCATTATTGTATAACGCGGATGTCAGTGGTATCGACAAATTCAAAGAAACGATTTTTTTTGAAAAATCAGCCAAATTATTTGTTTTCGATTTTGGTGCTGCCGATGATGGCCGTGATATTGGCTATGATATTCGTCAACGCATGTGGCCAAGTTTAGCCATCGCCATTCCTTCGTTAATTATTGGTTTGTTAGTTAATATCACCGCTGCCATGATTTTGGCCTTTTTTCGTGCCAGCTATATTGATGTCGCAGGAGTGATTATAGGCGTGGTATTGATGTCAATATCGTCCATGTTTTATATCATTGGTGGTCAATATCTCATTAGCAAGTCTTTGCATTTGGTGCCCATATCCGGTTATGACGATGGGCTAGATGCGATTAAATTCCTTGTGTTGCCTGTGATTGTTGGTTTGATAGGTGGCATTGGTGCCGGCACACGTTGGTATCGCACAATTTTTCTCGAAGAGATTAACCGTGATTATGTGCGCACAGCACGCGCCAAGGGTTTGTTTGAAAGCGTGGTTCTGTTCAAGCATGTACTGAAAAATGCAATGATCCCGATTTTAACGGGTATTGTTGTTATCTTACCTATTTTATTTATGGGCAGCCTGGTCACCGAATCATTTTTTGGTATACCAGGTTTGGGTAGTTATGTTATCGACGCCATACAGGCACAAGATTTCGCTATTGTTCGCGCCATGGTCTTTTTGGGTTCCGTGCTATATATCATTGGCCTGATATTAACGGATATTTCTTATACGCTGGTTGATCCGCGTGTGCGCCTTAACTAACCCGCATATTTCACGAAGGCGGACGATACTTGATAATGTTTAGTCTATA
The nucleotide sequence above comes from Gammaproteobacteria bacterium. Encoded proteins:
- a CDS encoding peptide ABC transporter substrate-binding protein; the protein is LEKNPNFRGEAYPSEGEPGDEEAGLLVDAGQVMPFIDKVVFSLEKENIPYWNKFLQGYYDSSGIGSDSFDQAVNISGGGDATLTEEMQQRGIDLLTTVATSTYYGGFNMLDPVVGGDSERARLLRRAIAITVDYEEYIAIFSNGRGIPGQGPIPPGIFGYEEGETGINRYVYDVVNGRAQRKSIEEARALLAKAGYANGIDQSSGKPLLLHYDTPAVGPAAKATLDWWRKQFKKLNIQLVIRSTDYNRFQQKMRDGKAQIFGWGWNADYPDPENFLFLLYGPNKKAQLNGENAANYANAKFDKLFETMKNLPNGQKRRTVIKEMIDIARKDGPWLWGFHPKVFSLQHEWLKNTKPADIANNTLKYKRVDPLMREQRRAEWNTAILWPVYLLLLLLAMVVAPAFVAYKKRQRAAALSSNSASVTLIKPTRIDI
- a CDS encoding ABC transporter permease, yielding MLAYIIRRLLYAIPILIGVNLITFALFFVVNSPDDIARVHLGDKHVTEAAITKWKVARGYDKPLLYNADVSGIDKFKETIFFEKSAKLFVFDFGAADDGRDIGYDIRQRMWPSLAIAIPSLIIGLLVNITAAMILAFFRASYIDVAGVIIGVVLMSISSMFYIIGGQYLISKSLHLVPISGYDDGLDAIKFLVLPVIVGLIGGIGAGTRWYRTIFLEEINRDYVRTARAKGLFESVVLFKHVLKNAMIPILTGIVVILPILFMGSLVTESFFGIPGLGSYVIDAIQAQDFAIVRAMVFLGSVLYIIGLILTDISYTLVDPRVRLN